A stretch of the Uranotaenia lowii strain MFRU-FL chromosome 3, ASM2978415v1, whole genome shotgun sequence genome encodes the following:
- the LOC129756444 gene encoding signal recognition particle receptor subunit beta, with the protein MDSVKPKPAPANPQPKMAVPESNGDLDTTPIFLAILVILITILLLWVWKKKRTVRSDVLLAGLCDSGKTLLFSRLIFDDEKETFTSIKENVGHLATAKGEIRLVDIPGHERLRGKFFDQYKSLAKAVVYVVDSVTVQKDIRDVADFLYTILADKAISSLPVVILCNKQDEALAKGDGVIKSLLEKEINLVRQTRTSQLESVDQQNADAVFLGRSDKDFDFGQVSQKIQFIGCSARKAEFDELASFLDAL; encoded by the exons ATGGATTCAGTCAAACCCAAGCCGGCGCCTGCCAATCCGCAGCCAAAAATGGCAGTGCCCGAGTCAAACGGCGATCTCGACACGACGCCCATTTTTCTAGCGATTCTCGTTATCCTCATCACAATCT TACTACTGTGGGTCTGGAAGAAAAAGCGAACCGTTCGGTCGGATGTGCTACTGGCTGGGCTGTGCGATTCCGGCAAAACGCTGCTTTTTTCCCGATTGATTTTCGACGATGAAAAGGAAACGTTCACCTCGATCAAGGAAAACGTTGGGCATCTGGCGACTGCTAAGGGCGAAATCCGTCTGGTGGATATCCCCGGCCACGAGCGGCTGCGCGGCAAATTCTTCGATCAGTACAAAAGCTTGGCCAAGGCCGTAGTTTACGTCGTCGATAGCGTGACGGTGCAGAAGGACATTCGTGATGTTGctga CTTTCTGTACACAATTCTGGCCGACAAAGCAATCTCAAGTCTTCCGGTAGTGATCCTGTGCAACAAACAAGATGAAGCCCTCGCTAAGGGAGATGGAGTCATCAAAAGCCTACTGGAAAAAGAAAT caaTTTGGTCCGGCAAACGCGAACCAGTCAGCTGGAATCAGTCGATCAGCAGAATGCCGACGCCGTGTTCCTCGGCCGCTCGGATAAGGACTTCGATTTCGGACAGGTTTCGCAGAAGATTCAGTTTATCGGTTGCTCGGCCCGGAAGGCCGAGTTCGACGAGTTGGCATCGTTTTTGGATGCCCTGTAA
- the LOC129756472 gene encoding PRA1 family protein 3: protein MTTNQGGSNLQLAPLRSINDFLLDSARFQLPNFQDFEKWGNRVVKNLLYYQTNYFLMSAAVFLLVGLIHPYKIVLGVSIILALVYVFIRFFAAEARRSVGAVSGQEQPNKWLVLGGVIGGGYLVLFLFDAVLIVMFAVLLPFSLTFVHASLRLRNIKNKITNAIEIVGVKQSPMGQFLEAMNLMPDAI, encoded by the exons ATGACAACCAACCAGGGAGGAAGTAACCTGCAGCTGGCGCCGCTGCGCTCGATCAATGACTTCCTGCTGGATTCGGCCCGGTTTCAGTTGCCCAACTTCCAGGATTTCGAAAAGTGGGGCAACCGGGTGGTCAAAAATTTGCTCTACTACCAGACCAACTATTTTCTGATGAGTGCCGCCGTATTCCTGCTGGTCGGATTGATTCATCCGTACAAAATTGTGCTGGGTGTGTCGATCATCCTGGCTTTGGTGTACGTATTTATCCGATTCTTTGCTGCCGAAGCCCGGCGTTCCGTGGGTGCCGTGAGCGGCCAGGAACAGCCAAATAAATGGCTGGTCTTGGGAGGAGTCATTGGAGGAGGATACTTGGTTCTGTTCCTTTTCGATGCAGTTTTGATCGTCATGTTTGCCGTGCTGTTGCCGTTTTCAC TAACGTTTGTCCATGCTTCTTTGCGATTGCGAAATATCAAGAACAAGATTACCAATGCGATCGAGATCGTCGGAGTGAAGCAGAGCCCCATGGGACAGTTTTTGGAGGCCATGAACTTGATGCCCGATGCAATCTAA